The Bacteroidales bacterium genomic sequence TAAACTTCAAAAACACAGTTTCTTCAAAAAATATTTGAGCAATAACTTTATAGTTTTTGTCTTCTGTTACAGAATAATTTATTTTAAAAATAAGATTAGGATTAGCTTTCGGGTTAATCATCGATGTAAATTTTATGCTTCTTGCTTTTGAAGTCATCAGCTTAATTTTCAGATGCTCCGATAAAATTTCATTAATCATTTGCACACTTACTACACCCGGAACAACAGGATTGCCGGGAAAATGCCCTTTATATATTTTGTGATTTGGATTTAATTCAATTTCTGCAATTAATTCACATTCAGTAGCATTTTTTAAAGTCGTTATTTTAAAAAAATCATTCAAAAGCATATTCAAACTTATTTAATGAAAGTCATTTTCATTACAAACTTAATATTTTTATGTTTAATACTTATTTTTTCAGGAATTTCGCCTTTGTATTCTTCATAAGTCAAAAAAGTATTTTTTCTGATTAAAGAATATCGAACTGCTTTTTGAGGAAGATGTGTTTGCCGGTTGAAATAATAAATTTCTTTTTCCCCTTTTGGCTTAACAGCATCTGAACCCGATTTTCTTTCTCGAAGATATTTTATTTCAGAATTAATATTTTGCATTAAAATAAATCTAAAATCACTGACCAATAATTTTACGAACATTTTTTTGTTCATCGGTTCAAAGATGTGATATATTTTGTAAGTTTCCGAAAATATCTCAATATCAAAGAATTTCATTCCTATTTCATTAATAAAAACAATTCTGTGGCTGTTTGCTTGAGGCTTTATCACAATCATCCCCGATAAATCATTTTCGTATAAGTTGACTTTTGCTCTGTATATATATGATTTTGATGTATCAGAAAGAACTTTTTTAAATTCAAATTCTTTGCTTACAGGTTGTAAGCTCGTTGTGATGCATGATTGCAGAAATATTGTGAGAATTATTATTGTTAGTTTTTTCATTTTATAAGACGCATTTTTATCAGACGCTGATTAACGCAGATTTTTTATGATTGTTTTAGTTTTATCATAATAATCAGCGTAAATCAGCGTCTGTATTTTATTTTTATCATAATAATCTTAATAAATCAGCGTCTAACTTTTTATCTTACCAAAAACTTCGACTTCGGAATATCAATATTTGTTTTTCTGTTGAAAAATTCAATCAATGTATAATCACCGGAATGTTCCAGCATTTTTATTTTGGAAACAGAATAATCTTTTTTATCAAAATAGAGATTTATTTCACTTAAAAATTCTTTCATCTCGGCAGATAACGGAATTAGTTTTGCCAATATTTGTTTGCTGTTTTCAAAAAAACTGATTTTAAAGTTCTTACTTTCCAGAATTTTACCTTGAAGCATCCCTACCATCAAATCATTGATTTCTTTGAACATCTTGTTTGAACCGGTATCAAACTTTTGTGTTTTATTGCCGTCATTTATCCACATTATTCCGGCATTCATTATTATAAGATATTTGTACGGTTTAAAATATTCCCATCGTACTTTATCGGAAGCCTGAAAACTAAAATGACCGGTACTTTCAATATCATTTTCCAGAATATCAAGATGTTTGTATTGTTTAAAATCACTGTCAATAGTTTTGGTGTTTTTTGATGTTGCATTCAGTTTTTGAGCAATTGCTTTTTCATTTAAAACCTTTTTAAATGAAGTTGATTGAGCAATAGATGATAATGTCAAAATTATTGACAGAGCAGTAGTTATTAGTTTCATTTTTTTACTTATTGAGCTTAATATTAGGTAATTTTATTGAAGATCCCGTATTTTTATCTTTTAATCGAACAGATAAATAAAGTTGATTATAATTTTCAATTATTTCTTTGACCTTTTCTGTTATTTTACAACCGGGCACTTTGTATTCACCGTCTGTACCGTTACCGGCATAAGAAATACTGTAACTTGTTACGGAATAATTGCTTGTTTCAATTATAATGCATTTAAAATTATTAAATTTAGTTTTATCATATCTTCCGATATATTCTTGACTGAAATAGTTGTCAGATTGTTTATGTAACTTGTCATTTTGGGATACCTTTATAATTGGGCTTATCAAATAATTGTCGAATTTATTTTTATATAGTTCTGCTTTATTACTGTAGAACTCATATAATTTTTGACTTGCATTTTTATAATCACCGCTGAAGAAAAATTGCTTTTTCATTTTACTGTCATAGACGCTGAAGAACTTTCCGTTCCACCAGTAATATTTTTTTTTGTTTCCGTTTTCTTCTTCAACGACTTTATATAGGTCAAAATTGAAATGACCTGTTAATTTAGTTGTTCCTTCGTTAATAGTTGTCTTTAAATATTGGAAGCAATTATCAATGGCATATACTTTATCTTTCGAATTATCGTAAGAAGTGTTCAATTCATTATCGCTGATTTGAGCTGTAATTGAAGTTGCTGTAAACAACATCAAAATAAAAAGAATGTTTTTCATGTGTTTATGATTTTTTATTTTTTAAACGTAAAAACTCCTCTAAAATTTCAACAGTATTCGTTTTTGTATCATGAAATAAAACAATGTTTCCCGGTTTAGCTTTTTCAAGTCTTTTTAAAACTGTTTTTTTATCTTTAACAGTATCCAAAGAACGTATACTCCAACCAATTGTTTCCAAATTTAATTTTTTGACAGCTTTTGCAATATTAGGATTTGTAACTCCGAAAGGCGGTCGAAAAATAATGCAATCTTTTCCGGAAATTTTTTTAATGAGTTTATTTGTTTTATCAAGTTCTTTAATAACTTTTGAAGTTCTGAAAAAATCAAAATAATATGAGTGAGAGTAGGAGTGATTACCGATTTCATGTCCTTGTTCTGCAATTTGTTTTAGAATTTCAGGATGTTTTTCAATTTTTTCACCGATACAAAAAAAAGTAGCTTTTTTATTATACTTTTTTAAGACTTTCAAGATTTTTGGAGTAGTGTTCGGGTCGGGTCCGTCGTCAAAAGTTAAGTGTATTTTACTTTTGTCTTCTGAAATACACTTTATATTCATATAAAACTGTGAGCATACATTCTTTGCACCGAGGAACAATATAAAGGAATAAATTAAAAAAGGGATTACAAAGTAAAGAGCAGAAAACGGATACAAAATTCTTAATACAATAATAATTAAGAAAATGGTAAGAAAAGCGAATGTTGTATTTTTGAAATTAAAAACTTTCATATTCGATGCGATATTTCGCAAATTTATATGCTTTTTTTTTATCATAATAATCATAGTAAATCATAGTAAATTTTTTCAGACGCAGATTTACACAGATTTTTTATGATTTTTTTGCAGATGCAGATTATCACTAATTATTTATGATTTTTACTTAAATGTCTGAATGCTTGTAATTTTCTTTCATAACTTATTTTTTAAATCATAATAATCATAAAAAATCAGCGTCAATTTTTTTTATCTTGTTTTTGTATTCTTTGGTTAATACACGTCTTGTAATTTGTGGTTTAGGGCCAAAATTTAAAATTAATCCTACTTCAATATTAGTAGCTTTCAGATAATTGACAAGTTGAATTTCGTGTTCATCAATTATATTTTTTACAGCTTTTAATTCAACAATTACGTTATCTTCAACAATTATATCCGGATAATAATCACCAATGTTTTGATTTTTATACAGAACTTCAACAGCTTGTTGTCTTTTTCTCTCTAAACCTAAATCTTTCAATTCAATCATCATTGCCTTTTCATAAACTTTCTCTAAAAAGCCGTAACCTAATTCGTTATAAACATTATAAAATGCTTTGATAATTTTTTCTGAAATGTCGGAATGTTTAAAATTTGATTTCATAACTTATTTTTTTTATCATAATAATCATAGTCAATCAGCGTCTCATTATTTTTTAATCATAATAATCAGCGAAAATCAGCGTCTCATTATTTTTTAATCATAATAATCAGCGAAAATCAGCGTCTCATTATTTTTTAATCATAATAATCAGCGAAAATCAGCGTCTCATTATTTTTTAATCATAATAATCAGCGAAAATCAGCGTCTCATTATTTTTTAATCATAATAATCAGCGAAAATCAGCGTCTCATTATTTTTTAATCATAATAATCAGCGAAAATCAGCGTCTAAATTTTTAAACATAACAATCAGCGAAAATCAGCATCAGCATTCGACAATAACATAAACGAATGATTAATATTAAAATAATGATTATAAATTAAGATATTTTTAATTTTTGTCGGTTTTTTTTCATTTAACATAATAAATTCCGGTATTTTTTGTGATTTCATAATATTTGCACCCAACCATAAAGCAAAAGCACTTGCTGTTTGATATTCACCTGTTAAATGTTTAAAGTATGCAGAAGGCATACCGGAGAAGTTATCGTTCAAAAAAATATCATATATTTTATCTCTTTCAAAATCACCACTGTTACCGGTAATAATTAAATCAATATCTTCTTTAATTGTATTGTTTTCTTTCAAAAAAGTATGTAATTCATTATTTATATCATTGTTATTTTCAGGCTTATATATCATTTTAAGACCTTTTAGTGATGCATAAGTTTCTTCTTTTTTTTCAGATGATAAAACAAAAAAAGAAACTCCTTCACCGCATAAAGCACCTGAAGTATTTGACTTTAATATGTTTGTATTGTTAATTGCTTTCTGTTTCCACCAACCTGTTTTTTTTGAAATATTAAAATAATGCTTTGTCATTTCATCGGCACCACCAATTAAAATATTTTTTTTGCCTTCATTAATATGCATTATTCCGTCAAATAATGCAGATTCAAAAGAAAATCCTCTGTGGACATATGTGAAGTTATAAGCATGGCATTTAATCCTTAATGCTATTTGAGCAGCAACCGTATTATGTGTTGATTGAATAAAAGACGTAGGTGTTAGAAATTTTTCATCATTTCCAAGCATATTTTCCAGAAACCGTTCAGTATCTGTAACAATTCCTAATCCTGTTCCTGCAATAACAGCATCAGGCATATCAATCTCGGCTTCTTGCATTGCAATTTGCGAGCAAATAATTCCGTTTTTAACGGTTTTGCTCATTCGTCTTGCTTCAATCGGTTTCATGTATTCTTTGTAGCTTGGTTTAATCGACTGTAAAAATTCTTCGTTATATTCAACAATTCCCTTTAAGAAATTTTCAAAGTTCAAAGAATTTTGAGGTGATAAACTTGCTGTACCGTTTATATAAAACATTTTTTAAACCTTTGAAATTACAAGCGATGTTCCGTTTCCGCCAAAACCAAATGAATTTGACAAAATGTGATTGATATTAATATTTTTTATTAATTTAGTTTCAGGAATTAAATTTAAGGATTCTATCGGAGTTTTGAATCTTAAATTCGGAAAAATTATTTGATTTTGTATAGACAGAACAGAAAAAATAGCTTCAACACTTCCGGCAGCAGCCAATGTATGCCCGGTATATGCTTTTGTTGAGCTGAATTTCGGAATTTTGTTTTTAAATAATCTGTTTATAGCTTTACCTTCCGAAAAATCATTGTTCTCTGTTCCGGTTCCGTGAACATTGATGTAATCTATATCATCAGCTTGAAGTTTTGCTTTTTTTAATGCCTCACTCATTGCTAAAAAAGGACCGTAACCGTCAGGCGATGATGCTGTTTGGTGATAAGCGTCATTAGCATTTGCATAAGCTGATAAAACTGCAAGAGGTGTTTTTCTTTCTTTTTTAACAAGTTCTTCAGATTCCAAAATTAAGAATGCGGCAGCTTCACCCAAATTAAGACCCTTTCTTTCATTGTCAAAAGGTTTGCAAGGCTCTTTGTCTAAAATCATTAATGTATTAAAACCGTTTAATGTGAATTTTGCTAATGCATCTGTTCCTCCTGCGACAACTCTGTCAAGAAAACCGTTTTTTATAAGACGAGCTCCTGTCATAATTGCATTTGATGAAGATGAACATGCAGTACTGATGGTTGTCATAAATTCCTTTATCCCGAAATAATCGGCAATTTTTTCAGTACTGTCAGCAGCTTCGTGAGTTTTTATAAAATCATTAGTATAATCTGTATTCAGAAAATCCAAATAATATTTCTCACTGGATCCCATACCGGCGACTGTTGTTGCTGAAACTATGCCTGTTTTATATTGATTAATATCCGTGATGCCTGAATTTAAAATCGCCTCTTTTGCAGCTTTAATACCTAATAAGGCATTTCTTGTATAAGCATCGTTTTTATTAAGATTTAATATTTGAAGCAGTTCATCATCAGTTAACTTTACTTCTCCTACAGGTATTTCATCTTTATAAACAGTATCTAATTGAGTAATTTTGCTGATTCCGGACTTCTTTTCTTTAAGAGATTTAAAGTTTTCAGCAACATTATTACCAATAGCTGTAACAACGCCAATGCCTGTTATGTATATTTTGTTATTCAATTTTTTTGATGTTCATTTATGTATTCAGCCAATGTTTTTACGGAGAAAAATATCTTTTGCCCGTCTTTCGGATTTTCAATTTTTATTCCGTAATTTTTTTCCAACAATACGATAAGTTCAAGAGCATCAATTGAGTCTAAACCCAGCCCGTCACCAAATAACGGTTCTTCCGTATCAATTTCATCAGGCTCCATATCTTCAAGATTAAGTGCTTCTATGATTTGTTCTTTCAGTTTTAAAATTAATTCTTCCATTAAAGTTTTATTTAATATTTATTCGTTCATAAAATATTGAGGACTTTTGCGGGTCACTATTGCCTTTTGCAAGTCCTATTTTGTTATCATTAATAAATTCTGCTTGAAACTCATTGCTTGTACTGTTACCGTACATTGCGAATAATTCGGCTGCAATTTTTGATTCAGTTATTGTAAATGCAAAATTTGAATTTCTTTTGATTTGTTTTATCCATACATCACCTTCTTCGGCAAACATTTTTACATATTTTGAATCTGAAAGCTTTATTATTTTTCCTTTAAGATTTCCATCTTCTTCAAAAATTTTAATTTGCATACCGATAAATGAACCTCTTCCTTTCAATTCCCATTCACCAATAAACTTTTGTTCTTCAACATATTTATATTTTGAATTGCAGCTTATTGAAAGAGTTAATATTATGAAGATGATGATATATTGTAATTGTCTCATATTTAGAGTTCTTCTTTATACTCTGTTTTTTAAATCGGATATTTTTTAAACCAAATTTAATCCGGCAATATTAACAATAATTATCCTATATTTTTTGATTCTAAAAGATAAAGTTCAGCATCATAGTTTCCGTTCGGATAATTGTATTCTACTCTTCCCGTTATGCATGCTTTTGCTTTGCCTGTTTTAAATAAAATATCAGCATAATCGAATATAAATTCTTTGTTAAAGTCTTTTGAGATAAATATTGTATTTTCACCTTTTATCTTATTTCTGATACATATTTCTCCGATCATTACATTGGCTAATGTATAGACAAAAACTGAAGGACTCGGAAAATAGTTATCTCTGTCATTTATAGTTTGTTGATATTCAACATCTGTGTCTAATGAAGAACTTCCGTTTGACAGAATGACGGCAATTTCATCTTCTTTATATTTTTTTAACAGTTCAATATTTTTTAACAAGATTTCTGATGATAAAAAAGCTAATTTGCTTAAATTATCCATTTTATAATACTTTGGATATTTTATTCCGTACGATTTATAAACTTCTTTGGCATATTTTGAAAATGATAAACCCATATTGCTTTCAATTGTCTTAATTTCTTCATCATTAATAAATAATCTGTTATCGTACAACTTCACTTTTTTCTTAATTTTATATTCTGTTTTTTTAAATTGAGATTTACTTTTATTTTCTTTGCTTATTACTAATGATGCATTGCAGCCGCCGAAACCCGATGCAGTTTTTAAAATATTAATCACCGGAACTTCTATATTTTCAGTAATAATATTTATCTTACTGTCAGTTCCTTGTTCATTATAACCTAATGATTTGTATAGTTTGTTTTTTGTTAATGAATTAATTGCAACTATTGTTTCTATAATTCCTGCAGCTCCGAATGTATGACCCAAATATCCTTTAATACTGTTTACGGGAACATTATTTAATCCGGAAAATTTTAATGCTTTAGCTTCCATTTCATCATTAAACAAAGTTGCCGTTCCGTGAGCAGATATATAATCAATGTTTTGGGAATTTATGCCGGCTTCTTTTAATGATTTATTAATTGATATTGCAAGTTCTTCTCCGGTTCTTGAAGGGCCGGAAATATGATTGGCATCATTGCTGCTTGTTTCACCGGTTATTTGAATATATGGTTTCGATGCTTTATTCTTATCATTAGTAAGAATAATTGTTCCTGCACCTTCTCCGGGAGTCATACCGGAACGATCTTTATCAAAAGGTTTGCATGCTCCTTCACTAACAGCTTTGAATGCTTGAAATCCGGATAAAGTAAATTCAGGCAAAATATCAGCGCCTGCAACTACTGCATGGTCATATTTTCCGGCTTCAATTAATCGTTTTGCAACAATTATTGATAATAAACCTGATATACATGCATTTGAAACAGTAACAGCTTTATTAGGATGATTAAAAAAATCTTTAATTATTTCGGAAGACTTCCAAAGTTGAACTCTTTCAGCTTCAAAAGAATTTAATTTATCTTTTTGAAGAAGATCAATATTCCCTTTTGTCGTTGATATTATTAATAAGGTTTTTGAATTTTTTATATCAATATTTGTTTTAGCAAGAGCATCATTAATTGAGAGTATCAACAATTTTTCAAAACGAGTATATTTATTTGAGTTTGATATTTGTGAAAATCCGGAATTAAGTTCTTCAGTATTAACAAGTGATACAGCAACAGATTCAGGTGATAAATTTAAATCATTAATAATTTTAATTCCTGTAATATTATCTGATATATTAATTAGATTTTCATCTGAATTAAATCCTAAAGATGAAATAATATTATGTGAAGAGATATATACCATAAAATTTTGGCGTTTTAAAAATAATATACAAAAGTATATTTCTTCGTTAAGATTGAAAATATATTTTGTTACAATTTCTTTTAAGGCAAGGATTTTGTATTGTTTACTCAAATATTTGAATGATTTTTAATATAAACAAGCTAATGAGACCAAGAAGAACTATTATTTTAATATTTTTTGTTTTTTTCACTTCAGTCGTTTATTCTCAAAAAGAAATAAAGATGGTTTTAGTTAACGGCGGTACTTTTGAAATGGGCAGCAGCAGTGATTTTTTTAAAGATGAAATACCCAAACATGAAGTTACGCTTAACAGTTTTTATATATCACAATATGAAATAAGTTTTGATGAGTATTCTGCGTTTTGTGGTATTGCCGGCTATAGTGAACCATACGGCACTTTCGGTTTTCCTGTAACAAATATTTCTTGGGAAAGAGCAGTTATGATGTGTAATTGGTTAAGCAGAAGAGACGGTTACGATAAAGCATATAAAATTGTGAGAAACGAGAAAGAGAAAATCTTTATTGTTATTTGTAACTTTCAATCTAACGGTTACAGATTACCAACTGAAGCTGAATGGGAATATGCTGCTAAAGGCGGTCATCGGTCAAAAGACTATACATTCAGCGGAAGTAACAGTCCGTATCTTGTTGCGTGGTTCAGTGAAACATATCAAGGTCTTGAACATAAATCAGGTGAATTATTACCTAATGAATTAGGGATATATGATATGTCGGGAAACATAGCAGAATTTTGTTGGGATTATTATTATGAGTTATATTATAAGAAAAAAGAAGTTGATAATCCGAAAGGCCCTGATGTAGGAAACAAAAGAGTATTCAGAGGCGGAACAAGAAGAGATAAAATGATTAATATTGAAATTCCCAGACGTTCATTTTTGGAGCAAAATAAAAAGAATTTTTATGTAGGGTTTAGAGTTGTGAGAACTAAAACTGATTAAAACAGTTCTGCCATTTTTTTACCGAATTGAAATAATTAATTCCAAATTATAAGCAACAAATCTTAAACCTGCCTGCCGGAAAGCCGGCGGGTTTGTTTTTTGAGTATTGATATTTATTATTTTTGCTTTACTCGCTAAATTTGTAGTAGTACTATTTAAAACTTACGAAAAACTATAATATTGAAACGTTTGAAAACTTTCCGTTTGTAATTTCTATTTCTTCCAACGATTTGTTTCTTGCAGTAAATGAGAATGTTCCGTTTATCTTTTTT encodes the following:
- a CDS encoding outer membrane lipoprotein carrier protein LolA, which encodes MKLITTALSIILTLSSIAQSTSFKKVLNEKAIAQKLNATSKNTKTIDSDFKQYKHLDILENDIESTGHFSFQASDKVRWEYFKPYKYLIIMNAGIMWINDGNKTQKFDTGSNKMFKEINDLMVGMLQGKILESKNFKISFFENSKQILAKLIPLSAEMKEFLSEINLYFDKKDYSVSKIKMLEHSGDYTLIEFFNRKTNIDIPKSKFLVR
- a CDS encoding polysaccharide deacetylase family protein, whose translation is MNIKCISEDKSKIHLTFDDGPDPNTTPKILKVLKKYNKKATFFCIGEKIEKHPEILKQIAEQGHEIGNHSYSHSYYFDFFRTSKVIKELDKTNKLIKKISGKDCIIFRPPFGVTNPNIAKAVKKLNLETIGWSIRSLDTVKDKKTVLKRLEKAKPGNIVLFHDTKTNTVEILEEFLRLKNKKS
- a CDS encoding GxxExxY protein codes for the protein MKSNFKHSDISEKIIKAFYNVYNELGYGFLEKVYEKAMMIELKDLGLERKRQQAVEVLYKNQNIGDYYPDIIVEDNVIVELKAVKNIIDEHEIQLVNYLKATNIEVGLILNFGPKPQITRRVLTKEYKNKIKKIDADFL
- a CDS encoding beta-ketoacyl synthase chain length factor, with the translated sequence MFYINGTASLSPQNSLNFENFLKGIVEYNEEFLQSIKPSYKEYMKPIEARRMSKTVKNGIICSQIAMQEAEIDMPDAVIAGTGLGIVTDTERFLENMLGNDEKFLTPTSFIQSTHNTVAAQIALRIKCHAYNFTYVHRGFSFESALFDGIMHINEGKKNILIGGADEMTKHYFNISKKTGWWKQKAINNTNILKSNTSGALCGEGVSFFVLSSEKKEETYASLKGLKMIYKPENNNDINNELHTFLKENNTIKEDIDLIITGNSGDFERDKIYDIFLNDNFSGMPSAYFKHLTGEYQTASAFALWLGANIMKSQKIPEFIMLNEKKPTKIKNILIYNHYFNINHSFMLLSNADADFR
- a CDS encoding beta-ketoacyl-[acyl-carrier-protein] synthase family protein yields the protein MNNKIYITGIGVVTAIGNNVAENFKSLKEKKSGISKITQLDTVYKDEIPVGEVKLTDDELLQILNLNKNDAYTRNALLGIKAAKEAILNSGITDINQYKTGIVSATTVAGMGSSEKYYLDFLNTDYTNDFIKTHEAADSTEKIADYFGIKEFMTTISTACSSSSNAIMTGARLIKNGFLDRVVAGGTDALAKFTLNGFNTLMILDKEPCKPFDNERKGLNLGEAAAFLILESEELVKKERKTPLAVLSAYANANDAYHQTASSPDGYGPFLAMSEALKKAKLQADDIDYINVHGTGTENNDFSEGKAINRLFKNKIPKFSSTKAYTGHTLAAAGSVEAIFSVLSIQNQIIFPNLRFKTPIESLNLIPETKLIKNININHILSNSFGFGGNGTSLVISKV
- a CDS encoding acyl carrier protein is translated as MEELILKLKEQIIEALNLEDMEPDEIDTEEPLFGDGLGLDSIDALELIVLLEKNYGIKIENPKDGQKIFFSVKTLAEYINEHQKN
- a CDS encoding beta-ACP synthase; this encodes MVYISSHNIISSLGFNSDENLINISDNITGIKIINDLNLSPESVAVSLVNTEELNSGFSQISNSNKYTRFEKLLILSINDALAKTNIDIKNSKTLLIISTTKGNIDLLQKDKLNSFEAERVQLWKSSEIIKDFFNHPNKAVTVSNACISGLLSIIVAKRLIEAGKYDHAVVAGADILPEFTLSGFQAFKAVSEGACKPFDKDRSGMTPGEGAGTIILTNDKNKASKPYIQITGETSSNDANHISGPSRTGEELAISINKSLKEAGINSQNIDYISAHGTATLFNDEMEAKALKFSGLNNVPVNSIKGYLGHTFGAAGIIETIVAINSLTKNKLYKSLGYNEQGTDSKINIITENIEVPVINILKTASGFGGCNASLVISKENKSKSQFKKTEYKIKKKVKLYDNRLFINDEEIKTIESNMGLSFSKYAKEVYKSYGIKYPKYYKMDNLSKLAFLSSEILLKNIELLKKYKEDEIAVILSNGSSSLDTDVEYQQTINDRDNYFPSPSVFVYTLANVMIGEICIRNKIKGENTIFISKDFNKEFIFDYADILFKTGKAKACITGRVEYNYPNGNYDAELYLLESKNIG
- a CDS encoding formylglycine-generating enzyme family protein — its product is MRPRRTIILIFFVFFTSVVYSQKEIKMVLVNGGTFEMGSSSDFFKDEIPKHEVTLNSFYISQYEISFDEYSAFCGIAGYSEPYGTFGFPVTNISWERAVMMCNWLSRRDGYDKAYKIVRNEKEKIFIVICNFQSNGYRLPTEAEWEYAAKGGHRSKDYTFSGSNSPYLVAWFSETYQGLEHKSGELLPNELGIYDMSGNIAEFCWDYYYELYYKKKEVDNPKGPDVGNKRVFRGGTRRDKMINIEIPRRSFLEQNKKNFYVGFRVVRTKTD